The genomic region TGCGTCCTGCTCCCAAGACATTACTCGCTAAACTGCCAGGATTTTACATCCACATTTTCCATGCTTGGTTTTACCGGATTAACTAGTCACTTTCCAGCTTTGTTCCGCAGGACGAACATACCCAGACCACACTGAATATGTGCAAGCTGAACTAAAGAAAATCAATTGCTAACTGTACCAATCAACTAGTACAGCAACTGGCATTTGACTTTGTGATCCGCAGCTAGATAGATCACGGATCACCACAAAGTACTAGATGCACTCATACAGCAACACTGCAAGGATCCTACAAGTCTACAACGAGAAGCATGTGCACAACAGAGTACTAGTCGCAGCAACTCCTTCAGGAGTCGCTGCAGAGACAAGGATGTCCACCAATGCACCTACAAACGATCTCGAGCAGCTTACTACCGCTAAAGCATCGTCGGGGCACCAACATTCTCCCAGAGTGATGCGGCGGCGCTCCCCTTCTCAGGAACGGAACCATCGAGGACACAAACAAAAATCCCCAGCGCCACCGCACATTCCGCTAGAGAGATCATCGCAAGCTACGCCCCCCGAAACAACCCACCAATAAGCGCACGGGCACGGAAGAAGAAAAGGCAGTGTCGCACAGCGGCGCGAGAGGGCGTTCCTGTACCTCGGAACCGGCCGCATCCGGCGAGCGCGAGCCGGCCGGAGCCCTCCGCGGCGAGGAGGCCCCGGCGCCGGCCCGATCGGGGGCCCCtggccggcgacggcgaggggcgAGGCGGGGAGAGCGCGATGGAAACCCTAGCCCCCCACGCGGAATGGGGGAAGAGCCGCTGCTGGTGCGACGATGGATGGCAATAGTCTCGGCCTCTCGGGGGTGGTTGTATTGAAAGGTTCTGAGATGGCAAGGACGGACGGACGGGCGACACCCTGGGCCGCAGTACCACGCCACTCCGCTTCCGGATTTCCCGCGCGAGCGCGGCGCCGTGATTTTACGCTCCTGCCCCCTCGACGTGACGACGGGACGTCGGACGCCCCACCGCACTGCGCCAGCGCGTGGGCGAGGGCAGCGGGGTAATTTCCAGGCGCcgcctggcctcgccggcgacagAGGCCGCACGCACGCCTCGGTTTTACTCGCTCGCTTGTCGCGGAAACCGGAGCGGGATGGTGGGGGAGTGAATTCCAGCTGGGATGGTGGCGCGGAGAAGCAACGCGGGTCAGCTTGAcgtgggagaggaggagggtggcaggGCAGAGCATTCATCAGTTTTCGTTCCCAAATGGTTCGGCGCGCATCATTGATGGTTGATGTGAGCGCGAGCGCCAGGCCCAGTAATGATGCCCtgcccctctctcctctccttccCTGCTGCAAATGCAGTGCATCGTATCATCTCCACTGGAGTCGATCGCTGCCTACGGAGCAGACATTGTTTTTACTTGAAATGATAAAATCTGAGCATGGTAATCGAACGCATTTTTATGATATCTTATGTTGTGGGATGGACGGTGATTTTCTTTAGCAAGCATGCCAATTCTCGTTAAAAAAAATAAACACCGCAAAAATTTGTCATGCTTGTTAAAAAAAATTATCATCCTCGCGGAGCTTAGTTCGCCGTGCTCAAAAATATGACATTTGATTTGTAGCGAGATATTTTTTATTGGTATACtcgggatttttttctttttgaaatacTTTCTCGTGCCCTAACTAGGGCAACTCCAACCTCGTGCAGCAAAACGCTCATAAATATCCAAACGTCTACGGCGTGATACGGTGTCTGAAATCCCGTAAACCAAATACAAACTCATGGGAGGCTTGGAGGGGTCTAG from Triticum aestivum cultivar Chinese Spring chromosome 4A, IWGSC CS RefSeq v2.1, whole genome shotgun sequence harbors:
- the LOC123084836 gene encoding translation initiation factor IF-2-like, with protein sequence MNALPCHPPPLPRQADPRCFSAPPSQLEFTPPPSRSGFRDKRASKTEACVRPLSPARPGGAWKLPRCPRPRAGAVRWGVRRPVVTSRGQERKITAPRSRGKSGSGVAWYCGPGCRPSVRPCHLRTFQYNHPREAETIAIHRRTSSGSSPIPRGGLGFPSRSPRLAPRRRRPGAPDRAGAGASSPRRAPAGSRSPDAAGSECRAMGNGAKAADDVREGQLKLMDQCLAATSPAVVHTALLWGLANLT